The Lycium ferocissimum isolate CSIRO_LF1 chromosome 10, AGI_CSIRO_Lferr_CH_V1, whole genome shotgun sequence genome window below encodes:
- the LOC132034705 gene encoding uncharacterized protein LOC132034705, with protein sequence MGMAITAYKIKHAGDRYAASLIISGFTGMLKNWWDNYLSEDNRAQILGAITIGSVMKMEGNNQVVIEEAMEDASATLIYSIAKHFIGEPKLFQDRSLELLNNLKCPKLDDFRWYKDMFLEKVMIREEFVVMIYEKERFISGLPSLFAEKVRTKIKDRFNGRIPYENLTYGDIISYINVTGLDLCTDLKLKHFLKKDQQQSRKDLGSFCQDFGFEKISAPSKKSSKIVKKSTTSKPHYRKKKNIRRAIKKRIMEGLIPTKYLEKSTSKLYSATGEKLKIDYKLSKAHICNDGIRFINNFVVTQDINEQVILETPFITQIKPYYAGLDAIYTTILGKEIRFRYLSTISQDESDFVKSKTIFKICLLSNQISYLKDEIKIKKIEQTLKTPVIERKIASFQEKLEHEVCSELPNAFWERKRHIVELPYIDGFNEQAIPTKARPI encoded by the exons ATGGGTATGGCTATCACAGCTTACAAAATTAAGCATGCTGGAGATAGATATGCTGCTTCTTTAATTATTTCTGGTTTCACAGGAATGTTAAAAAATTGGTGGGATAATTATCTCTCTGAAGATAATAGAGCCCAAATTTTAGGAGCCATAACCATAGGTTCTGTAATGAAAATGGAAGGAAATAACCAAGTAGTCATTGAGGAAGCAATGGAAGATGCTTCAGCAACACTAATTTACAGTATTGCTAAACACTTCATTGGAGAACCAaaacttttccaagatagaAGTTTAGAATTATTAAACAATCTTAAATGCCCCAAATTAGATGATTTTAGGTGGTATAAAGATATGTTCTTAGAGAAAGTTATGATAAGAGAAGAGTTCGTGGTAATGATTTACgaaaaagaaagatttattAGCGGTCTACCTTCATTATTCGCCGAAAAGGTTAGAACCAAAATCAAGGATAGGTTCAATGGAAGAATCCCATATGAAAACCTTACCTATGGAGATATAATTAGTTATATTAATGTAACGGGATTGGATCTATGCACAGATTTAAAACTAAAACATTTCTTGaaaaaagatcaacaacaatctcGAAAGGATTTAGGGAGCTTTTGTCAAGACTTTGGTTTTGAGAAAATCTCTGCTCCATCCAAAAAATCGAGTAAAATAGTAAAGAAATCTACTACTTCAAAACCTCAttataggaaaaagaagaat ATTCGGAGAGCGATAAAAAAGCGCATCATGGAAGGATTAATACCTActaaatatttggaaaagagtACTTCTAAGTTATACTCCGCCACTGGAGAAAAACTGAAAATAGATTACAAATTATCTAAAGCCCACATCTGTAATGATGGAATTCGTTTTATCAATAATTTTGTGGTTACCCAAGATATAAATGAACAAGTTATTTTAGAAACCCCATTTATAACTCAGATAAAACCTTATTATGCTGGATTAGATGCAATCTATACCACCATCTTAGGAAAGGAAATTAGATTTCGTTATTTATCTACTATTTCTCAGGATGAAAGTGATTTTGTTAAATcaaaaaccattttcaaaatatgtTTATTGTCTAATCAGATTTCATACTTAAAAGATGAAATTAAGATTAAAAAGATCGAACAAACTTTAAAAACCCCGGTGATAGAAAGGAAAATAgcaagttttcaagaaaaacttgaaCATGAAGTTTGTTCAGAATTACCAAACgctttttgggaaagaaagcgACACATTGTTGAACTACCATATATTGATGGATTCAATGAACAGGCTATCCCTACAAAGGCAAGGCCTATCTAA